A genomic segment from Lates calcarifer isolate ASB-BC8 linkage group LG13, TLL_Latcal_v3, whole genome shotgun sequence encodes:
- the pebp1 gene encoding LOW QUALITY PROTEIN: phosphatidylethanolamine-binding protein 1 (The sequence of the model RefSeq protein was modified relative to this genomic sequence to represent the inferred CDS: deleted 1 base in 1 codon) → MPVDLSQWTGPLALQEVEEKPAQTLTIKYGSVEIDELGKVLTPTQVQNRPTCIEWEGCDSSKMYTLALTDPDAPSRKNPKFREWHHFLVVNMKGSDVSSGCVMSDYVGSGPPKDTGLHRYVWLVYEQPGSLSCSEPVLTNRSGDGRGKFKIQSFRQKYNLGAPVAGTCYQAEWDDYVPKLYEQLAGK, encoded by the exons ATGCCTGTAGATTTGAGCCAGTGGACCGGTCCTCTTGCCCTGCAGGAGGTCGAGGAGAAGCCAGCTCAGACCCTGACCATTAAATACGGCTCTGTGGAAATCGACGAGCTCGGCAAAGTGCTCACGCCAACACAG GTGCAGAATCGACCCACCTGCATCGAGTGGGAAGGATGTGACTCCAGCAAGATGTACACTCTGGCCCTGACCGACCCTGACGCTCCCAGTAGGAAAAACCCTAAATTCAG GGAGTGGCACCACTTTCTGGTGGTCAACATGAAGGGGAGTGATGTGTCCTCTGGCTGTGTCATGTCGGACTATGTGGGCTCTGGTCCTCCCAAGGACACAG GTCTGCACAGGTATGTGTGGCTGGTGTACGAGCAGCCAGGCAGCCTGTCCTGCTCCGAGCCTGTCCTCACCAACCGCTCTGGAGACGGCCGCGGCAAGTTCAAGATCCAGAGCTTCAGGCAGAAATATAACCTGGGAGCC CCAGTGGCGGGAACCTGCTACCAGGCAGAGTGGGACGACTACGTCCCCAAACTGTACGAGCAGCTGGCCGGAAAGTAA